A stretch of the Geovibrio thiophilus genome encodes the following:
- a CDS encoding aminotransferase class I/II-fold pyridoxal phosphate-dependent enzyme: MNALAKELNEIIAGVNPAVYEMLSDLGKNIYMPKGIITQSAEAKEKAHKFNATIGIAMEKGEPMYLQCIYDHLKGLPAKDVFTYAPSSGKPELRTRWRKKIYDENPALAGKNIGSPVVTNALTHGLNIVADMFLDKGDYVVLPSMFWGNYRLTFSVINGAEIATYETFTEKGGFNVQALLSKVEECGKIKGKAVVILNFPNNPSGYTPLPAEAKAIADGLTAIAEKGIKLVVVTDDAYFTLFYEDSITESLYGQLVSRSKNLLPIKLDGATKEEFVWGFRVGFITFGATSSADESKMFAAIEKKVTGLIRGTISNCPHPSQTLVLKSLEHPDFEKQRKQKFEVLKERALKFKEILGRGEFTDQFTYYPFNSGYFMCLKLNTVDAEELRIHLLDKYGIGTISSSKTDLRIAFSCVEVGDSEELFKCIYQACKELAAK, from the coding sequence ATGAACGCTCTCGCAAAAGAACTTAACGAGATTATAGCCGGAGTAAACCCAGCCGTTTACGAAATGCTTTCCGACCTCGGAAAGAATATTTACATGCCCAAAGGCATCATCACACAGTCGGCTGAGGCTAAGGAAAAGGCTCATAAGTTTAACGCTACCATAGGCATAGCAATGGAGAAGGGCGAGCCCATGTATCTCCAGTGCATCTATGACCATCTCAAAGGGCTGCCCGCTAAGGATGTTTTCACCTATGCGCCCTCTTCCGGCAAGCCTGAACTGAGAACGAGATGGAGAAAAAAAATATACGATGAAAACCCCGCTCTCGCAGGGAAAAATATAGGTTCGCCCGTTGTAACAAACGCGCTCACCCACGGTCTTAACATTGTTGCGGATATGTTTCTTGATAAAGGTGATTATGTCGTTCTCCCCTCCATGTTCTGGGGCAACTACAGGCTGACATTCTCCGTTATCAACGGGGCAGAGATCGCCACTTACGAAACCTTTACCGAGAAAGGCGGCTTCAATGTTCAGGCTCTGCTTTCCAAGGTTGAGGAATGCGGAAAAATAAAAGGAAAGGCTGTTGTTATCCTCAACTTCCCCAACAACCCCTCCGGCTACACTCCCTTGCCTGCTGAGGCGAAGGCAATTGCCGACGGTCTCACAGCCATAGCCGAGAAAGGCATTAAGCTTGTTGTGGTTACTGACGATGCTTACTTCACACTTTTCTATGAAGACAGCATAACCGAATCGCTTTACGGTCAGCTTGTGAGCAGGAGCAAAAACCTTCTTCCCATCAAACTTGATGGAGCGACTAAAGAGGAGTTCGTGTGGGGCTTCCGTGTTGGCTTCATAACCTTCGGTGCCACAAGCAGCGCAGACGAATCCAAAATGTTTGCCGCTATAGAGAAAAAAGTGACAGGACTTATAAGGGGAACAATCTCCAACTGCCCCCACCCCTCACAGACTCTTGTTCTCAAATCTCTGGAACATCCCGACTTCGAGAAACAGAGAAAACAGAAATTTGAAGTGCTCAAGGAAAGAGCGCTTAAATTTAAAGAAATACTGGGCAGAGGCGAATTCACAGACCAGTTCACTTACTACCCCTTCAACTCAGGCTACTTTATGTGCCTTAAGCTGAATACTGTGGACGCTGAGGAACTCCGCATACACCTGCTGGATAAATACGGTATAGGCACTATCTCCTCCAGCAAAACAGACCTGCGCATCGCCTTCTCATGCGTTGAGGTCGGCGACAGCGAAGAGCTCTTCAAATGCATCTATCAGGCATGCAAAGAACTCGCCGCCAAGTAA
- a CDS encoding helix-turn-helix domain-containing protein: MSVGTGIEKRLFSIQEAAAYTGFSEHTLYDWIYKRKIEHVKISRRVFISRDTLENLITSNTVKARGII, encoded by the coding sequence ATGTCAGTTGGAACAGGCATTGAGAAACGACTTTTTTCTATTCAGGAAGCCGCCGCCTATACTGGTTTTTCCGAACATACTCTTTATGACTGGATTTATAAGCGGAAGATTGAACACGTCAAAATCTCTCGGCGTGTCTTTATTTCAAGAGACACTCTAGAGAATCTCATCACATCAAATACAGTTAAAGCAAGAGGTATAATATGA
- a CDS encoding tyrosine-type recombinase/integrase, with the protein MAIFNRCECRTFNSTQSKNCKSCGEKLSKNYYIQYSIDGKRKTEKIGDSIGYAREALAKRKTDVRENRFFGITKTILWKTFFNTYYKDYYKNHLTDFHRGRFESARDFKDFDKSMNNISRTDIENYRNFINNGKRSPATVNRYLQVVKFAFNYAESLELIDRNPVRKLPMLQEQPKERNVLSSADEKKLLAECRNSRSPILYHFVMVALYTGMRYSEVINLKWSNISFEENSIRIYKTKNNQPREIPIINSLKPVLIELHSLTGKYEYIFSRPTDGQRLKDLSGGFEKAVERAQLNIVFHELRHTMITRLAASGASIIEIQQISGHKTAKMIERYTHVGLKESKRTIERLGSYLSVEEN; encoded by the coding sequence ATGGCAATATTCAACAGATGCGAATGTCGAACCTTCAACAGTACACAGTCAAAAAACTGCAAATCATGCGGCGAGAAACTAAGCAAGAATTACTATATACAATATTCTATTGATGGAAAACGGAAAACCGAGAAAATCGGCGATAGCATCGGGTATGCTCGTGAAGCTCTGGCAAAACGTAAAACAGATGTACGTGAAAATCGTTTTTTTGGAATCACAAAAACTATTCTATGGAAAACCTTTTTTAATACTTACTACAAGGATTATTACAAAAACCATCTTACAGATTTTCACCGTGGACGCTTTGAGTCGGCAAGAGATTTCAAAGATTTTGACAAATCCATGAATAACATCAGCAGAACCGATATTGAAAACTATAGAAACTTTATCAATAACGGGAAGCGCTCGCCTGCCACGGTCAATAGATACCTTCAAGTAGTTAAATTCGCTTTCAACTATGCTGAATCATTGGAGCTGATAGACCGTAATCCAGTAAGAAAACTTCCAATGCTTCAGGAACAGCCAAAAGAAAGAAATGTCTTGAGCAGTGCAGATGAAAAAAAACTCCTTGCAGAATGTCGCAATTCCAGAAGTCCTATTCTTTATCATTTCGTTATGGTGGCTCTTTATACTGGCATGAGATACAGCGAGGTTATTAACCTTAAATGGAGCAACATCAGTTTTGAAGAAAACAGCATCAGAATTTACAAAACCAAGAATAACCAACCTAGAGAAATACCCATCATAAACTCTTTAAAACCCGTTTTAATCGAACTTCATTCCCTTACTGGCAAGTATGAATATATTTTCTCCCGCCCCACTGACGGACAAAGATTAAAGGATTTAAGCGGTGGTTTTGAAAAGGCTGTCGAACGTGCGCAACTGAACATCGTATTTCACGAACTAAGACATACAATGATAACCAGACTTGCGGCATCAGGAGCAAGTATCATCGAAATTCAGCAGATTTCAGGGCATAAAACCGCCAAGATGATTGAACGCTATACCCATGTAGGTCTGAAAGAATCTAAGCGTACCATAGAGCGTCTGGGGAGCTATTTAAGTGTTGAAGAGAATTAA
- a CDS encoding type II toxin-antitoxin system Phd/YefM family antitoxin: MYGVKYELNEMMSASSFSRNMNKVADLLRDKNRVVVLRNNNPEMIVLPVQEYELMKSVMDLAEHVEIAQLIEERKNSEKVPLDEALKRLGLEDE; this comes from the coding sequence ATGTATGGTGTAAAGTATGAGCTTAATGAAATGATGAGTGCCAGCAGCTTTTCAAGAAATATGAATAAAGTCGCAGATCTCCTCAGAGATAAAAACCGCGTTGTGGTGCTGAGAAACAATAATCCCGAGATGATTGTACTCCCTGTACAGGAATACGAACTTATGAAGTCTGTCATGGATTTGGCAGAACATGTTGAAATAGCTCAGCTTATTGAGGAAAGAAAAAATTCGGAAAAGGTTCCTTTGGACGAAGCACTGAAAAGACTGGGCTTAGAAGATGAGTAG
- a CDS encoding type II toxin-antitoxin system RelE family toxin: MSSTYNVSLSEKAVEDIGRLDGSIKKLVAKQLQALRSNPFKGESLGSKAGIDLNGCYKLYVHKKQVRIVYQVIDDELLVFVVGIGKRENLEVYKEIFKRLQSGQS; the protein is encoded by the coding sequence ATGAGTAGCACCTACAATGTTTCTCTTTCTGAAAAAGCTGTTGAGGATATAGGGAGGCTTGACGGCAGCATAAAGAAACTGGTGGCTAAACAGCTTCAGGCTCTTCGGAGCAATCCTTTCAAAGGCGAATCACTGGGAAGCAAGGCAGGAATTGATCTGAACGGCTGTTATAAGCTCTATGTCCATAAAAAGCAGGTCAGAATCGTCTATCAGGTAATAGATGATGAGCTTCTGGTGTTTGTTGTCGGCATCGGGAAGAGAGAAAATTTAGAAGTATATAAAGAAATATTCAAAAGACTGCAAAGCGGACAGAGTTAG
- a CDS encoding diguanylate cyclase, translating into MLKRFLLLILLLSVCSPAFALEFTSAEEEYIKNNPEVRLCVDPDWVPFERINEDGKHEGIAADLLALISSRTGITFTLVPTKDWDESLALSKSGGCDALSFLNSTPQREEWLIFTEPHFTDSNVFVTREEHSFIADPADLPDETIVFPKGTAMEELIRRDYPNLKIILTDSEIGAFNMVSDRKADMTMRSLIMAAYTIKKQGLFNLKISGRLPGYKNYLRMGVVKEKSMLRGILNKGIATITNAEREEIINRHVSINVQTPANYRLLMQIFAVAAVLLIIFIRWNMKLRELNKRLEKASQTDVLTGLYNRTMIDSRYYGEFERSRRYVRPFSVIMFDVDHFKEVNDKFGHLEGDKVLVKIAAALKETVRNSDIAGRWGGEEFLILCPETAADDAVILAERIRAAVRSLGNRDPQQVTVSLGIAQSEESDTPDTLLLRADKALYQAKNSGRDRVCRI; encoded by the coding sequence GTGTTAAAAAGATTCCTGCTGTTGATCCTCCTTCTGTCCGTCTGCTCCCCTGCTTTTGCTCTGGAATTTACCTCTGCGGAAGAGGAATACATAAAAAACAATCCCGAAGTGCGTCTTTGTGTTGATCCTGACTGGGTTCCTTTCGAGCGGATAAACGAAGACGGGAAACATGAGGGCATAGCGGCGGATCTCCTTGCGCTTATAAGCAGCCGCACAGGCATAACGTTTACCCTTGTCCCGACGAAAGACTGGGATGAGAGCCTTGCTCTGTCAAAAAGCGGCGGATGCGATGCGCTCAGCTTTCTGAACAGCACTCCTCAGCGGGAGGAGTGGCTTATCTTCACAGAACCTCACTTCACAGATTCCAATGTGTTTGTAACCCGTGAGGAGCATTCCTTCATAGCAGACCCTGCCGATTTGCCTGATGAAACCATAGTCTTCCCGAAAGGAACGGCAATGGAGGAGCTTATCCGCAGGGATTACCCCAATCTGAAAATAATCCTCACCGATTCTGAGATAGGCGCATTCAACATGGTCTCCGACCGCAAGGCGGATATGACAATGCGCTCTCTCATTATGGCGGCATACACCATAAAAAAACAGGGGCTCTTCAATCTGAAGATCTCCGGCAGGCTGCCCGGATACAAAAACTATCTCCGCATGGGAGTGGTTAAGGAGAAATCGATGCTCCGCGGAATTCTCAATAAAGGCATAGCCACAATAACCAATGCCGAGCGTGAGGAGATTATCAACCGCCATGTGTCTATAAACGTGCAGACTCCGGCAAACTACAGGCTTCTGATGCAGATTTTTGCCGTTGCCGCCGTCCTGCTGATTATTTTTATAAGATGGAACATGAAGCTCAGAGAGCTGAACAAAAGGCTTGAAAAAGCATCTCAGACCGATGTACTCACCGGACTTTACAACAGGACAATGATAGATTCAAGGTACTATGGGGAATTTGAGCGTTCCAGAAGGTACGTCCGTCCTTTTTCTGTTATAATGTTTGATGTTGACCATTTCAAAGAGGTCAATGACAAATTCGGGCATCTGGAAGGTGACAAGGTTCTGGTGAAGATTGCTGCGGCACTTAAGGAAACAGTGCGCAATTCCGACATAGCCGGACGCTGGGGCGGCGAAGAGTTCCTTATTCTCTGCCCTGAGACAGCCGCAGATGACGCGGTAATACTCGCCGAAAGAATCAGAGCCGCGGTAAGGAGCCTCGGAAACAGAGACCCTCAGCAGGTCACAGTTAGCCTCGGCATAGCTCAGTCCGAAGAATCGGACACGCCGGACACCCTTCTTCTCCGTGCCGATAAAGCTCTTTATCAGGCGAAAAATTCAGGCAGAGACAGAGTCTGCCGCATCTGA